The Dyadobacter sandarakinus DNA window CGGGGCGTTACTGCGGCCACGGTCTCTTTCAGCTTCTGAAGCTCAGCCTTGTATTCAGCGGAAGTTGCTGCTTTTGGTTCCGAGACAGGAATTTCCTGGCTGGAAGCTAAAATATAGGGTTTCCAGTTGCCAGCTTCCGCATCCAGGCTGGACGGGTTGTTTACACCGGCAATAGGATCATCCACCCTCTTGCTGCACGAAAACAAAAATGTTGCCGAAAGCAGGAACGCGATATTTACTTTCATTATCCCGGGTACCCGGCACAATACTGATTTCATAGTCTAGTTTTTTGCTGTTTTTAAATAACGAAACTGATAAAGGACGCCTATGGAAAAAGAGGTGCTCTGGCCCACATTGGAACCTTCCAGCACATAGCCTGCCCGCGCATTCACCCCGATGTTACGAGGCTGAAATTTGGCATAAACCCCCGCAATCGTCGATCTCATGTTATTGGTGGGGAAAGGCATATCGTTGCGCCGGATGTAGTCACCTCCGTCACATGCGCCGTGCTCCACATATGCCTCAGCCTGGATGCCGTGTTTGAGGTACCCCAGCCGTGCAGACATGTCGTAGGCATTGGGTACACTTACCTGCCCGGTATTATAAATCTGATTGTCAGCCTGGTAGGCATCACGGTCGATGTTGATTTTACTGCGGAAAATGTAGCTGCCCGAAGCTGTCACATAGAGGCCCGTGCCTGCATGGCGGTAGCTGGCCAGCAGCCTGGCTGTGGCAGTTTTGCACTGCATTCCGATAGACATCGGCATAAAGTCCGCGACATAGTTGTTGGTAGGAATGGACACGCCGCCGATGGCATGCAGTGAAAGTCCTGAAACATTCAGAAATCGGTATTTGGCCCAAAGGGAGGCGTCTTGAACCCCATGCTGCCACATGAGATTGCCCGCGCTGGTTTTGGTCCATATAAAAGGTACAGCTGCGATGATATTGAGATTTTTGGTAATACCAACTGCGAGCATCGGCATCACGCTCTGTGTCGTATGCCGGCCGATGTTCAGGTTTTCGCGCAGCATCTTATTTTCCCAGTATTTATCCCATGAACTATGTCCGTAGGACACCGCAAGACATGCTGTTTTTTTAGACATGTAAATGGCATCATTGGGCATTTGCGCCAGTGCCCGGCTGATAAAACCTGTCAGGAACAGGAGGGTTAAAAAAATGCCTTTGAGGCTTTGTAGAGAATTTAACATATTCAGATGAAATAGGGTAAATCATTCTGGCTGTGTAAGATGCAGCAGAAAAATAAGCGTGTAACAAAGAAGAGGTCTACCCGGAAATACGGGCAGCAGGGTGAACGCAGCCGGCTGACAGCCAGGCATTACATGAATCAGGAGAGAAGTTCGGGAGGTGGGGTAGGCAGGCTTGCCGTGGCTGCGGTGTACGTGCAAATGCGCGTTACTTCATAGCATTGGATTACGCTGGCTGCTATGGCTTCCTGCGGCCAGCTGTAATTAGCGGTATTGGGTATGTAAATTTTTAATAAAGAGCCCAGCAGCTTTAATACCTTGGTGTAGGGATTGCCCGGAAGGGCATTCTCAGGATTACTGGCAGCCTGCATGGCACCTGCCAGCTCAAAAAAGTGATCACGTGCTGCCTGGTTGCTTTGCAGTGTCACATACAGGGTATCATTGGAATGCGTAATGCTGGTCGGATTGTAAAAATTACCATCCCGGCGAATAAGGCCTTCCAGGGATTCGGGCTGGATTTCCGTATTTTCGGAATAGGGAAGTGAAGGCAGGTAAAGCTTTAAAATCTCCGGATCGGTGCCAGCCACATTGACAGCTGCAGACTGGTAATTCTTGTCAAAGAAGAAAACAGCAAAGCTCAGCCCGAACATATTGTAGAGCAGCAGAACAAGAAGTCCTATGGAAGCTATTTTTTTCAATGAAAGAGGATTTGTCACCAAATGTGGGATTTTAGTACGAATTAAGCAAGACCTGCCCGTAAATACTGTAACTTGCTTGGCAGCAATGTTTTAAAGTAACCGGATGTTACTATCGGTACAATCCCCTTTGATGGGCATTAAACGATTTTCAGGACCTGTCCCGGTAATTTTTTCCTCTCCTATTTTTATTCAGATTTTATCACCTTTTTACGGCTATGAACAGATCAGATATTAACCCGACGCCCGCGTTTTTTGACAGGTACATCAACCTGGTTGAAAACATTGACCTCTTTGAGGCATTTGAAAAATATACACCCGAAAATGTTTACCCGGACCTGGAACAGCTGGAAACTTTGGGAGACAAAGTATATGCGCCCGGTAAATGGACGATCAAGGACACGATCCAGCATGTGATAGACAATGAACGTATTATGGGCTACCGTGCCCTTCGTTTTTCAAGAAACGACAAGACGGAACTTGCCGGTTACGACGAAGCGGTGCTGGCAGCCCACACCATGGTCAACAAATGTACCTTGCAAGACCTGATGGAGGAATTTAAAGTAGTGAGAGCTGGTTCAATAGCCTTATTTACCAACATGGACTTTACCATGCTGACCCGCAAAGGCATTGCCAACCAGTCGGAAATTACGCCCCTGGCACTGGGCTTCGTCATTGCGGGCCATCCGATCCATCACATGAACATCATTCGCGAACGATACCTGCCGCTACTCGGCACCATTTAACTGGTGCAGGGCTTCCTCAACGGTCGTTACGGGCAGCTGGCAGGTTTTGTCATAGCACACGTACATTGCGGTAGCTCCATTGATTTCGCTCCGGTTCTGCAGCAGGGGCAGGGTGGAGCTGGTGCTGGTTCCCATCACAATTTTGTTCGGGATGAAAAAACGGTCAAGATCTTTTCGCAGCGTGTCGGCATTGCGTCCGACGATGGCGATTTCGGCGGTGGCTGTGACACCCAGGCAGTAAAGCGCAGCCCAGTTTGTTAACCATTGTACGTCGGTGAGCAGCAGCCGGCTCATTTTACCAAGCATTGTTTCCGCTATTTCGGTGAAGTCCGCGCGGTCCAGCATTTTGCCAAGCAGGTACAGGTTCTCGGCCATCATTGAGTTGGATGCCGGAATGACATTGTCAAAAATCTCCTTTTTACGCGCAATCAGCTGTTCGCCGCCTGCATCTGTAAAGTGAAAAAACTTGTCCTCCTCATCATAAAAGTTACTGACGGTATAGTCTGTGAGTGAGGCCGCGGCAGTAAGCCACTTTTCGTCAAAAGTAACCTGGTACAGGCCCAGGTATCCTTCGGTAACAGCAACATAGTCTTCCAGAAAGGCTGTGATGGTGGCCTTTCCATTTTTGTAGGAGTGCCGCAGCGTAGTATCACGGGTCATTTTTTCAAAGATGAAATTACCTGTACTGACAGCCAGCTGGCGGATTTTCTCATCTCCAAGTGCCCGGTAAGCATCTGTAAGGCCTTTTATCAGCAAGCCATTCCAAGATGCCAAGATTTTGTCGTCCAGTCCCGGACGTACGCGTGCAGCCCTGACGGAGGCAAGTTTGGTGAGGGCGGCTTGGTACTTTTCAGTCAGGTTCTGAGCCGGGTCTAACCCCGCCAGTATTTTTTCGGGATCGGCCGTCAGGTGCAGGTGATTATGTCCATCCTCCCAGTTACCTTCCTCAGAAATGTTATAAAGCTTTGAAAACCAGTCGTAATCCGCTCCCAGGATCTCCCGCAGCTCGCTGGCAGTCCATATGTAAAACTTGCCTTCGACCCCTTCACTATCAGCATCCAGTGCTGAGTAAAACCCACCGTCCGCATCCAGCATTTCGGTTTCCAGCCAGCTGATGGTTTTTTCGATACGATCTTTGTACAGCGGGTTTGCGGTAAGTGAGTAGGCTTGTGCGTAGATGCTCAGTAGCTGTGCGTTGTCGTACAGCATTTTTTCAAAATGAGGTATAAACCATTCATCA harbors:
- a CDS encoding DinB family protein, with product MNRSDINPTPAFFDRYINLVENIDLFEAFEKYTPENVYPDLEQLETLGDKVYAPGKWTIKDTIQHVIDNERIMGYRALRFSRNDKTELAGYDEAVLAAHTMVNKCTLQDLMEEFKVVRAGSIALFTNMDFTMLTRKGIANQSEITPLALGFVIAGHPIHHMNIIRERYLPLLGTI
- a CDS encoding thioredoxin domain-containing protein encodes the protein MNRLSQETSPYLLQHAHNPVDWYPWGEEALQKARDENKPILVSIGYSACHWCHVMERECFEKEAIAEVMNAHFICIKVDREERPDVDAVYMDAVQAMGVRGGWPLNVFLLPDAKPFYGVTYLPPQNWVQLLKSIDTAFNTHYDQLAESAEGFVQNMMVSETAKYGLTRSGIDFSRDDLDTMFEKLKQNFDTRKGGMDRAPKFPMPSIYKFLLRYYDISQNPEALAQLELTLNRIALGGIYDHAGGGWARYSVDDEWFIPHFEKMLYDNAQLLSIYAQAYSLTANPLYKDRIEKTISWLETEMLDADGGFYSALDADSEGVEGKFYIWTASELREILGADYDWFSKLYNISEEGNWEDGHNHLHLTADPEKILAGLDPAQNLTEKYQAALTKLASVRAARVRPGLDDKILASWNGLLIKGLTDAYRALGDEKIRQLAVSTGNFIFEKMTRDTTLRHSYKNGKATITAFLEDYVAVTEGYLGLYQVTFDEKWLTAAASLTDYTVSNFYDEEDKFFHFTDAGGEQLIARKKEIFDNVIPASNSMMAENLYLLGKMLDRADFTEIAETMLGKMSRLLLTDVQWLTNWAALYCLGVTATAEIAIVGRNADTLRKDLDRFFIPNKIVMGTSTSSTLPLLQNRSEINGATAMYVCYDKTCQLPVTTVEEALHQLNGAE